A genomic region of Marinobacter sp. NP-4(2019) contains the following coding sequences:
- a CDS encoding C40 family peptidase, protein MPLSSPTAAAQEPGKAQKLWQVFERYRGTPYQYGGTSSSGFDCSGFILTAYQEGLEKQLPRTTSQMLASGDAVPPADIEPGDLVFFRIGGKEQHAGIYMGEDRFIHASTSIGVTQSSMNGYYWKGRFTQARRFD, encoded by the coding sequence GTGCCCCTCTCCTCGCCGACGGCTGCGGCACAGGAGCCGGGAAAAGCGCAAAAACTCTGGCAGGTGTTCGAGCGCTACCGGGGCACGCCCTATCAGTACGGCGGCACCTCCTCCAGCGGCTTCGACTGTTCCGGTTTCATCCTGACCGCCTATCAGGAGGGGCTGGAAAAACAGCTTCCCAGGACCACCTCACAGATGCTGGCCAGTGGCGACGCAGTCCCCCCCGCAGATATAGAGCCTGGCGATCTCGTCTTTTTCCGCATTGGCGGCAAGGAGCAACACGCTGGCATTTACATGGGTGAAGATCGCTTTATCCATGCCTCCACGTCGATTGGCGTAACCCAGTCGTCGATGAACGGTTACTACTGGAAAGGTCGATTTACCCAGGCCCGACGCTTTGACTGA
- a CDS encoding ribbon-helix-helix domain-containing protein, with amino-acid sequence MCKLFINADPELWVSKTHSLRIDGMVTSVRMENAFWHVLAELAERDGMNLPQMITRLYHESIDAGHDLGNFTSFLRVCAMRYLELQLTGDVPRDTRVPIASLDADRILKKKPASGTLSAPGGDATH; translated from the coding sequence ATGTGCAAGCTCTTCATCAATGCCGACCCGGAGCTATGGGTCAGCAAAACACATTCCCTTCGCATCGACGGCATGGTGACCAGCGTTCGCATGGAGAATGCCTTCTGGCATGTCCTCGCCGAACTGGCCGAGCGCGACGGCATGAACCTGCCGCAGATGATCACCCGCCTTTATCATGAATCCATTGATGCCGGGCATGACCTGGGGAATTTCACGTCGTTCCTGCGGGTCTGTGCGATGCGTTACCTGGAACTACAGCTAACCGGTGATGTTCCGAGGGATACCCGCGTGCCCATTGCTTCCCTGGATGCCGACCGGATCCTGAAGAAGAAGCCGGCTTCGGGGACTTTGTCCGCCCCCGGGGGTGACGCCACCCACTGA
- a CDS encoding DJ-1/PfpI family protein — protein MSGKKVLMITGDFTEDYETMVPFQALQAVGHTVHAVCPDKKAGDTVATAIHDFEGDQTYTEKPGHRFALNADFDGINPADYDALVVPGGRAPEYLRLNEDVKNLVRHFFDAGKPVAAICHGAQLLAAAGVLEGRQCSAYPACQPEVELAGGHFASIEVDQAVTDANLVTAPAWPAHPAWLAQFFKLLDH, from the coding sequence ATGAGCGGGAAGAAGGTTCTGATGATTACCGGTGATTTCACCGAAGATTACGAAACCATGGTGCCTTTCCAGGCACTGCAGGCGGTCGGCCACACGGTTCATGCCGTCTGTCCGGACAAGAAAGCAGGTGATACCGTTGCCACCGCCATCCACGATTTCGAGGGCGACCAGACCTACACGGAGAAACCCGGCCATCGTTTTGCCCTGAACGCGGATTTCGACGGCATTAACCCGGCGGATTACGACGCACTGGTGGTTCCCGGTGGACGCGCTCCGGAATATCTGCGACTGAATGAGGATGTGAAGAATCTGGTGCGCCACTTCTTCGATGCCGGAAAACCGGTCGCCGCCATCTGCCACGGCGCCCAACTGCTGGCGGCAGCGGGGGTTCTGGAAGGCCGCCAATGTTCCGCCTATCCCGCCTGCCAGCCGGAAGTGGAACTGGCGGGAGGCCATTTTGCCAGCATCGAGGTTGATCAGGCCGTGACCGATGCTAATCTGGTAACAGCGCCCGCCTGGCCCGCCCACCCGGCCTGGCTGGCACAGTTTTTCAAACTGCTGGACCACTAA
- a CDS encoding DUF2007 domain-containing protein, with amino-acid sequence MQIAYRARDITEAHIVAGLLEANGIETYVGGHYLQGAMGEIGAAGFSNVHVEDEDLYRARQLVAEYESTGHGYVAAEDDDDRPDFYARWFLLVLAVLGLLLFSLY; translated from the coding sequence TTGCAGATAGCCTACAGGGCCCGGGATATTACCGAGGCACACATTGTAGCCGGCCTGCTTGAAGCCAACGGAATCGAAACCTACGTTGGCGGCCACTACCTGCAGGGGGCGATGGGAGAAATCGGCGCCGCCGGGTTCAGCAATGTTCATGTGGAAGACGAAGACCTGTACCGGGCACGGCAACTGGTTGCCGAATACGAATCCACAGGCCACGGATACGTCGCGGCCGAGGATGACGACGACCGCCCGGACTTTTACGCACGCTGGTTTCTTCTGGTGTTGGCCGTTCTTGGATTGTTGTTGTTCAGTCTTTACTAG
- a CDS encoding MarR family winged helix-turn-helix transcriptional regulator — translation MKERTSTQSCEPANELLKLDRQMCFALYSTSLAMTKLYKPVLSDIGLTYPQYLVMLVLWEQDGITVSALKERLYLDYGTLTPLIKRLEKQELLTRTRPPEDERQVLIHLTTRGHSLRERAQPVPMHVAEASGCSRTELEDLKSQLNALRQRLHSHLESGPI, via the coding sequence ATGAAAGAACGGACATCAACACAGTCATGCGAACCGGCGAATGAGCTATTGAAGCTGGACCGGCAGATGTGCTTCGCCCTGTATTCCACCTCGCTGGCCATGACCAAATTGTATAAACCGGTGCTGTCTGACATCGGCCTGACCTATCCCCAATACCTGGTGATGCTGGTGCTTTGGGAGCAGGACGGCATCACGGTATCGGCGCTGAAAGAGCGCCTTTACCTTGATTACGGCACTCTGACGCCATTGATCAAGCGTCTGGAAAAGCAGGAACTGCTGACCCGCACCCGGCCACCGGAAGATGAGCGGCAGGTGCTGATCCATCTCACGACCAGGGGCCACAGCCTGAGGGAGAGGGCGCAACCGGTACCCATGCATGTGGCCGAGGCATCCGGCTGCTCCCGTACCGAACTGGAGGATCTGAAGAGCCAGCTCAACGCACTCAGGCAACGATTGCACAGTCATCTTGAATCCGGACCAATCTGA
- a CDS encoding organic hydroperoxide resistance protein codes for MSIEQVAYRAYAEATGGRDGRAISSDGILDVELATPKELGGAGGKGTNPEQLFAAGYSACFIGAMKFVAGRDKLKMPEDASIEGVVGIGQIPGGFGIEVELRISLPGMDDAEAKQLIDEAHKVCPYSNATRGNIDVTLNRVA; via the coding sequence ATGTCTATTGAACAAGTCGCATACCGCGCCTACGCAGAAGCAACCGGTGGCCGCGACGGCCGCGCCATTTCATCCGATGGCATCCTGGATGTGGAGCTGGCAACGCCGAAGGAGCTGGGCGGCGCTGGTGGCAAGGGTACCAACCCGGAGCAATTGTTTGCTGCCGGCTACTCCGCCTGCTTTATTGGAGCCATGAAATTTGTGGCTGGCCGTGACAAGCTCAAAATGCCGGAAGATGCCTCCATTGAGGGTGTTGTCGGTATTGGCCAGATTCCGGGTGGCTTCGGTATTGAAGTCGAATTGCGTATCAGTCTGCCTGGCATGGACGATGCCGAGGCAAAACAGCTGATCGACGAGGCCCACAAAGTATGCCCGTACTCCAATGCCACTCGTGGCAACATCGACGTAACGCTCAACCGGGTTGCCTGA
- the thpR gene encoding RNA 2',3'-cyclic phosphodiesterase gives MHRLFFGLDIPADIKQRLLGVNAPVSGAKWQSPEQLHITLLFLGNVEHGRIAGLCEAARDLPVEAFELDVAGLGCFGQPRSPRNLWAGVQPPEPVAALHDVLRVRMGYLGFAPETRVFHPHITLARFKKQRGSVAQLLEDYDNAAFGHFAVSDIALFESNQASRGSVYTVIERFPLPGPR, from the coding sequence ATGCACCGGTTGTTTTTCGGGCTGGACATCCCGGCTGATATCAAACAGCGGTTGCTCGGGGTAAATGCGCCGGTATCCGGCGCCAAATGGCAAAGCCCCGAGCAGTTGCACATCACCTTGCTGTTCCTTGGAAATGTTGAGCACGGCCGGATTGCGGGTCTGTGTGAGGCCGCCAGGGATCTCCCGGTGGAAGCCTTTGAGCTTGATGTCGCCGGTCTCGGCTGCTTCGGCCAGCCCCGGAGCCCGAGGAACCTCTGGGCGGGTGTGCAGCCGCCGGAACCCGTTGCGGCACTGCATGACGTCCTCCGGGTCCGAATGGGATATCTCGGGTTTGCACCCGAAACCCGGGTATTTCATCCTCATATCACCCTGGCGAGATTCAAAAAACAGCGCGGTTCGGTGGCGCAGTTACTGGAGGATTATGACAACGCGGCTTTCGGGCATTTTGCCGTTTCCGATATTGCTCTGTTTGAAAGTAACCAAGCGTCCCGAGGTTCTGTCTACACAGTCATCGAGCGCTTTCCGTTGCCGGGCCCGCGCTGA
- a CDS encoding bifunctional GNAT family N-acetyltransferase/carbon-nitrogen hydrolase family protein, whose amino-acid sequence MCPPFSDPDLRLYVRNATLADIPGIIELSRRVYEGTGMYGYTKGPLTGQINTFPDGQFVAMLGDTVVGYCATFRIAGEVALAPHDWTSITGNGYASRHDPEGDWLYGMEVCVDPECRGYRIGERLYNERKQLCQTLNLQGVVFAGRLPSLRQRLKKFGSVEAYVEAIKSKEQKDPVLSFQLHQGFEVHGIIPHYLDADHDSMGYGIHLVWHNPKVPRNGQNERPKRYGQRMRDTVRIGTVQYQQRPVGSFDEFSEIVRYFVDVVSTYKGDFVVFPELFTLQLLSIEARSGSPAETFASVSHYVERYRELMRDLSLRYNINIVAGSTPVREEDGTIRNMAHVFLRDGQVFTQPKIHPTPNEAYWWNVRGGNRVSAIETDCGTIGVLICYDAEFPELTRHLVDQGVYLIFVPFCTDERQSYLRVRYCCQARAVENQVYVVLSGNVGNLPNVPNMEIQYGQSCILTPCDFPFARDGIAADTEPNVETVAFADLRPEVLVTARNSGTVKNLQDRRHDLYSVTWRGE is encoded by the coding sequence ATGTGCCCGCCGTTTTCCGATCCTGACCTGCGTCTGTATGTCCGCAACGCCACACTGGCGGATATTCCCGGCATCATCGAGCTCAGCCGTCGTGTCTATGAAGGCACCGGCATGTACGGCTACACCAAGGGGCCGCTGACCGGGCAGATCAACACCTTCCCCGATGGCCAGTTCGTCGCCATGCTGGGCGATACCGTGGTGGGCTACTGCGCTACTTTCCGTATTGCCGGGGAAGTGGCCCTGGCGCCCCATGACTGGACCTCCATTACCGGCAATGGATACGCTTCCCGGCACGACCCGGAAGGTGACTGGCTGTATGGCATGGAAGTATGCGTGGACCCTGAGTGCCGCGGATATCGCATCGGCGAGCGGCTGTATAACGAGCGCAAGCAGTTATGCCAGACACTGAACCTACAGGGTGTGGTGTTTGCCGGGCGCCTGCCCAGCCTGCGACAGCGTCTGAAAAAGTTTGGTTCTGTTGAGGCGTACGTTGAAGCCATCAAGAGCAAGGAGCAGAAGGACCCGGTGCTGTCCTTTCAGTTGCACCAGGGCTTCGAGGTACACGGCATCATTCCCCATTACCTGGACGCCGACCACGACTCCATGGGGTATGGCATCCACCTGGTCTGGCATAACCCGAAAGTCCCCCGGAACGGCCAGAACGAACGACCCAAACGGTATGGACAACGCATGCGGGATACCGTGCGTATTGGTACAGTTCAGTATCAGCAGCGGCCCGTGGGTTCCTTTGATGAATTCAGCGAAATTGTCCGTTACTTTGTGGATGTGGTGTCCACCTACAAGGGCGACTTCGTGGTGTTTCCGGAGCTTTTCACCCTTCAGTTGCTCTCCATCGAAGCCCGCAGCGGCAGTCCGGCGGAGACCTTCGCCTCGGTCAGTCATTACGTGGAACGCTACCGCGAACTGATGCGGGACTTGTCCCTACGCTACAACATTAATATCGTGGCCGGCTCCACGCCAGTGCGTGAGGAGGACGGCACCATCCGCAACATGGCCCATGTGTTCCTCCGGGATGGCCAGGTCTTCACCCAGCCCAAGATTCATCCGACCCCGAACGAGGCCTACTGGTGGAACGTGCGGGGAGGTAACCGGGTCAGTGCCATTGAAACCGATTGTGGCACCATCGGTGTGCTGATCTGCTACGACGCGGAATTTCCGGAACTGACCCGTCACCTGGTGGATCAGGGCGTCTACCTCATCTTCGTACCCTTCTGCACGGACGAGCGCCAGAGCTATTTGCGGGTACGTTATTGTTGTCAGGCCCGGGCGGTGGAGAATCAGGTGTATGTGGTTTTGTCCGGAAATGTCGGTAACCTGCCCAACGTGCCGAATATGGAAATCCAGTACGGCCAGAGCTGTATTCTGACCCCCTGTGATTTCCCGTTTGCCCGGGACGGTATAGCCGCCGACACCGAACCGAACGTCGAAACCGTGGCCTTCGCGGACCTGCGACCGGAGGTGCTGGTCACCGCCCGCAACAGTGGTACCGTGAAGAACCTTCAGGATCGCCGGCACGACCTGTACAGCGTGACCTGGCGGGGTGAATAG
- a CDS encoding YdbH domain-containing protein gives MSWKRWPSLAVLMVFALAVQPVFAAGWSLMLQQGRVGLALPDIHAGDWTVTGVRADVVTRVEADSHSVTIRFRPGSRLRAARIVRESADTPAQLDDIRIDLRGVTLTVNLGDHGPLIGRSSVAGQVAIEIGALNHPRIKPQGWRFEGKVNGPLSDLEFAGQLRSDSGLVADVILKNVPGELLAAHVTTVIDGEQGGKALAGTFTDWPDLLELSMGTLRAEADFRMEPDTPLAFDGRLTVDGVDGVMDRTAVSDLNGRLLISLEQDSLSARFREVKIGQINSGVGIGPVRFLADYEAPRSDFLAGVLDIQQATADFLGGRLRVAPGAIDLSREPWQLPVDVHDVALARLLQVYPAEGLEGTGVLSGRIPVQVSDAGVEVERGKISAIAPGGLLKLPAHRLRAMLGSHQTMDLVVEALQNFHYSVLDSTIDYDEKGKLVLDVRLEGENPEVRGGQPVVLNISLEEDIPALLTSLQLSGRVNEAVTERVRERLQRSGEEAVP, from the coding sequence ATGTCATGGAAACGATGGCCCAGTCTGGCGGTGTTGATGGTGTTTGCCCTGGCGGTGCAGCCGGTTTTTGCCGCAGGCTGGTCGCTGATGCTGCAGCAGGGGCGGGTAGGTCTGGCGCTGCCGGATATTCACGCCGGAGACTGGACGGTGACCGGCGTTCGCGCGGATGTGGTCACCAGGGTGGAGGCGGACAGCCACAGTGTGACCATCCGTTTCCGGCCCGGATCCCGGTTGCGGGCGGCGCGTATTGTCAGGGAATCCGCCGACACGCCCGCTCAACTGGATGACATCCGTATAGACTTGCGGGGCGTTACCCTGACCGTGAATCTCGGGGATCATGGCCCTCTGATCGGGCGGAGCTCTGTGGCCGGTCAGGTGGCTATTGAGATCGGGGCGCTGAATCATCCGCGTATAAAACCCCAGGGCTGGCGCTTTGAAGGCAAGGTGAATGGCCCCTTGTCGGATCTGGAATTTGCCGGGCAGTTACGCTCCGATTCCGGTCTGGTCGCTGACGTGATCCTGAAAAACGTACCAGGGGAACTGCTGGCTGCCCACGTGACAACGGTGATCGATGGAGAACAGGGTGGCAAAGCCCTGGCCGGCACCTTCACCGACTGGCCCGACCTGCTTGAACTGAGCATGGGGACGTTGCGTGCTGAAGCGGATTTCCGAATGGAGCCCGACACGCCGTTGGCTTTTGATGGCCGGCTGACTGTTGACGGGGTTGATGGGGTTATGGATCGCACCGCCGTATCCGACCTGAACGGACGGCTGCTGATCAGTCTGGAGCAGGACTCGCTGTCCGCCCGCTTTCGCGAAGTGAAGATCGGCCAGATCAACTCCGGTGTCGGCATCGGCCCTGTTCGCTTTCTGGCTGACTACGAGGCTCCTCGTTCCGACTTCCTTGCCGGAGTTCTGGATATCCAGCAGGCAACCGCCGACTTTCTGGGTGGCCGCCTGAGGGTGGCACCCGGCGCCATTGATCTCTCCAGGGAGCCCTGGCAGTTGCCAGTTGATGTCCATGACGTGGCCCTGGCGCGCTTGCTGCAGGTGTATCCAGCGGAAGGCCTGGAGGGCACCGGCGTGCTCAGTGGCCGTATTCCGGTTCAGGTCAGTGACGCCGGTGTCGAGGTTGAGAGGGGCAAGATTTCCGCCATCGCCCCGGGTGGGTTACTGAAACTCCCCGCCCATCGGCTTCGGGCCATGCTCGGCAGTCACCAGACGATGGACCTGGTGGTGGAAGCTTTGCAAAACTTTCACTATTCGGTACTCGATAGCACGATAGACTACGATGAAAAGGGCAAGCTGGTGCTTGATGTCAGGCTGGAAGGGGAAAACCCTGAAGTCAGGGGCGGGCAACCGGTGGTGCTCAATATCAGTCTGGAGGAGGATATTCCCGCCTTGTTAACCAGCTTACAGTTAAGTGGCAGGGTGAACGAAGCCGTGACCGAACGAGTTCGGGAACGACTGCAACGATCTGGGGAGGAGGCAGTGCCATGA
- a CDS encoding YnbE family lipoprotein gives MTNVMRSYRSLATRALMILMLPLALYACTPTVQMAAPKEPITVNLNVKIQHEIYVKVDKEVDELFSEQGLF, from the coding sequence ATGACGAATGTAATGCGGTCGTACCGGTCGCTTGCGACGAGAGCATTGATGATACTGATGCTGCCGCTGGCGTTATATGCATGCACACCTACGGTACAGATGGCCGCACCCAAAGAACCGATTACTGTAAACCTGAACGTCAAAATCCAGCACGAAATCTACGTCAAAGTGGATAAGGAAGTGGATGAACTGTTCAGTGAACAGGGGCTGTTCTGA
- a CDS encoding YdbL family protein: MKRLIQIGAFILAIAMSLPALAMGLEEAKQKLESVKQQGLVGETPTGYLDVVRANGEAREVVEAINSARRDEYTRIAEKHDIPVTQVETVAGKKAIDKTPSGQFVLIEGQWVKK, encoded by the coding sequence ATGAAACGATTGATACAAATAGGTGCCTTCATTCTTGCAATCGCTATGAGTCTGCCTGCGCTCGCCATGGGGCTGGAGGAAGCCAAGCAGAAACTGGAATCCGTCAAGCAACAGGGCCTGGTGGGTGAAACGCCGACAGGTTACCTGGATGTAGTTCGTGCCAACGGGGAAGCCCGTGAGGTAGTGGAGGCCATCAACAGTGCCCGCAGGGATGAGTACACCCGCATTGCGGAAAAACACGACATTCCGGTCACCCAGGTTGAAACGGTCGCGGGCAAGAAAGCGATCGATAAAACGCCTTCCGGTCAGTTCGTGCTGATTGAAGGACAGTGGGTGAAAAAATAG
- a CDS encoding putative bifunctional diguanylate cyclase/phosphodiesterase: MSTNNEFNVVVIEDDHADFIILESLLQASQRFRFKLTHVKSFQQAQQYLTEASHDIFLLDYFLGADTAIDFLKEATLLHIPQPVVVLTGADSGQIDDEVINLGAADFIPKNELSTSLLERTIHHAVEHKRAEINLERLAKRDPLTGLGNRLLFEEMLESSLARAERKNGKLAVLFLDLDRFKEINDSLGHPTGDLLLTLIADRIRKVIRNSDFAARIGGDEFTILVDEIHAYEDAVLVANKLLEAIAPPTAIRGHELNISASIGIALYPENGKTPIKLMQKADIALYEAKRHGINRLQCFTARLQTQLEKSIRLEKGLRRAMEHNECELYLQPKWNLGDRKIIGFEALLRWLEDEGGVKRFVSPVEFIPVAEKTGLIVPLGEWVIHQACKLLKAWEAQGISHYPIAINVSPLQLKSGNFGASLKAILDKEGIPAHLLEIELTEETLVDIHSEDDNALAELEQIRSTGARISIDDFGTGYSSLKYLKHFPSDYLKIDKSFVSVEGTDSLAEPAICRAIVTMAESLGMQVIAEGIETEEQLQALTAIKCSMGQGYLIAKPMPAEQALLFAQSHNGLDQEQPVPSKSAGENDCQ, translated from the coding sequence ATGTCAACGAACAATGAGTTCAACGTTGTCGTTATTGAGGATGACCACGCCGACTTCATCATTCTGGAAAGTCTTCTTCAGGCGTCTCAGCGATTTCGTTTTAAACTCACCCATGTGAAAAGCTTCCAGCAAGCACAGCAGTACCTTACCGAAGCCAGCCATGACATTTTCCTGCTGGACTATTTCCTTGGTGCAGACACGGCCATCGATTTTCTGAAAGAAGCCACGCTATTACATATACCGCAACCTGTGGTCGTATTGACTGGTGCGGATTCTGGCCAAATTGACGATGAAGTCATTAATCTGGGAGCGGCCGATTTCATCCCCAAAAATGAATTATCCACTTCACTGCTTGAACGCACGATTCATCATGCGGTGGAGCATAAACGCGCGGAGATCAACCTGGAACGGCTGGCTAAACGCGACCCCCTGACCGGGTTGGGAAATCGACTATTATTCGAGGAAATGCTGGAATCCTCATTAGCACGAGCCGAGCGTAAGAACGGCAAACTGGCGGTGCTTTTTCTGGATCTTGACCGTTTCAAGGAAATCAACGACTCCCTGGGGCATCCGACCGGTGACCTGTTGCTTACCCTGATTGCTGATCGCATACGCAAAGTTATCCGCAATTCAGATTTCGCTGCCAGAATTGGCGGAGATGAATTCACGATCCTGGTCGACGAAATTCATGCCTATGAAGACGCCGTACTGGTAGCCAACAAACTGCTCGAAGCTATTGCCCCGCCAACCGCAATTCGCGGCCATGAACTGAATATATCCGCCAGTATCGGCATAGCCCTGTACCCAGAGAACGGGAAGACACCGATCAAGCTGATGCAAAAGGCGGATATTGCACTTTACGAAGCCAAACGACACGGGATAAACCGATTACAGTGTTTCACCGCCAGACTGCAAACCCAGCTGGAAAAAAGCATCAGGCTTGAAAAAGGGTTGCGCCGGGCAATGGAACACAACGAATGCGAGCTCTACCTGCAGCCCAAATGGAATCTCGGTGATCGGAAGATTATCGGCTTTGAAGCCCTGCTGCGCTGGCTCGAGGATGAAGGAGGTGTCAAACGATTCGTTTCGCCTGTCGAATTCATCCCGGTTGCGGAAAAGACCGGGCTTATCGTTCCCTTGGGAGAATGGGTCATTCACCAGGCTTGCAAGCTCCTGAAAGCCTGGGAAGCGCAGGGGATCAGTCATTACCCGATTGCCATCAATGTATCTCCGCTCCAGCTCAAGTCCGGTAATTTCGGCGCCTCTCTCAAGGCCATTCTGGATAAAGAGGGGATACCAGCTCATTTGCTTGAAATAGAGCTGACCGAAGAAACCCTGGTGGATATACATTCCGAAGATGATAACGCCCTGGCAGAGCTGGAACAGATAAGATCGACCGGCGCCAGGATTTCGATTGACGATTTCGGCACGGGCTATTCCTCACTGAAATACCTGAAGCATTTCCCCTCGGATTATCTCAAAATCGATAAGAGCTTTGTCTCTGTTGAAGGAACGGACTCGCTGGCAGAACCGGCGATTTGCCGGGCCATTGTCACCATGGCTGAATCACTGGGCATGCAAGTAATTGCAGAGGGGATTGAAACGGAAGAGCAACTTCAGGCGCTCACTGCCATCAAATGCAGTATGGGGCAAGGCTATCTGATCGCAAAGCCGATGCCTGCAGAACAGGCCCTGTTGTTTGCCCAAAGCCACAACGGTCTGGATCAGGAGCAACCAGTGCCATCGAAATCAGCGGGGGAGAACGACTGTCAATGA
- a CDS encoding response regulator — protein MKPITILMADDDPLDRMLTQEAFLESKSINPLYFVENGEELLKYLNRHPPYNTEEHPFPDLILLDLNMPKKDGRDCLIEIKNDPELKHIPIIVLTTSNREEEVFRSYDLGANSFITKPVDFEKLVGQIKIFNSYWCSIVELPDVNEQ, from the coding sequence ATGAAACCCATCACGATTTTAATGGCCGATGATGATCCTCTTGATCGCATGCTCACCCAAGAAGCATTCCTGGAAAGCAAATCCATCAACCCCCTGTATTTTGTAGAAAATGGAGAGGAGCTTCTTAAGTATTTGAACCGGCACCCTCCCTATAATACGGAAGAGCATCCATTTCCGGACCTCATCCTGCTTGATCTGAATATGCCTAAAAAGGACGGCCGTGATTGTCTGATAGAAATCAAGAACGACCCGGAATTAAAACATATTCCGATCATCGTTCTGACAACCTCGAACCGGGAAGAGGAAGTTTTCAGAAGCTACGACCTGGGCGCAAACTCTTTTATAACGAAGCCTGTCGACTTTGAAAAACTGGTTGGCCAGATAAAAATCTTCAACAGTTACTGGTGTTCCATCGTGGAGTTGCCTGATGTCAACGAACAATGA
- a CDS encoding sensor histidine kinase: MNDHANGLNEWFDVNFMGHGHCYLWRQDLVLLHSASDVLIAAAYFTIPVALYVLMLKRKDLEYQWMFVLFAMFIFACGTTHLLAVWNIWNGDYYLSGTVKAITAIVSILTAALIWPLIPKALALPRPMELQKANTDLQSEIELRKASESNLRSARNELQNHVKELLEAKKQLETEIAYRRAAEEKEKAKSLALERSNEDLEQFAFIASHDLREPLRKLMSFTQLLSSGRYGSFDEKGQQFVHYIRDAAERMEALINSLLEYSRVTTQSRDFENVSFAELADEAERDLQLRIDESGASIEKDIQGSVQGNRSQLRQVVQNLIGNALKYRSPDTPPVIRITGGQVADDLYRLTVTDNGIGFDPQYKDQIFEVFKRLHGRDEYEGTGMGLAICKKIIERHGGQITATSMLGEGSTFRIDLPIHNMGIFSA; the protein is encoded by the coding sequence GTGAACGATCACGCCAACGGTCTGAATGAGTGGTTCGACGTCAACTTTATGGGGCACGGTCACTGCTATTTGTGGCGCCAGGACCTTGTTCTTCTACACTCTGCCTCTGACGTTCTGATAGCCGCAGCCTATTTCACGATCCCCGTTGCCCTCTACGTACTGATGCTCAAGCGGAAAGATCTTGAATATCAGTGGATGTTCGTTTTGTTTGCCATGTTCATCTTTGCCTGTGGCACCACCCACCTGCTGGCCGTGTGGAATATATGGAATGGTGACTATTATCTGTCAGGTACCGTAAAAGCGATTACCGCCATTGTGTCGATCCTCACCGCGGCACTGATATGGCCGCTGATTCCCAAGGCGCTCGCCCTGCCCCGGCCAATGGAACTCCAGAAAGCCAACACTGATTTACAGTCCGAGATCGAGTTACGAAAAGCGTCGGAAAGCAACCTCCGATCTGCCCGAAATGAACTGCAGAACCATGTAAAGGAGTTACTGGAAGCAAAGAAACAACTGGAGACGGAGATAGCCTATCGCAGGGCGGCAGAAGAGAAAGAGAAAGCCAAATCCCTTGCACTCGAACGATCAAACGAGGATCTCGAGCAGTTTGCCTTCATCGCCTCTCACGATCTGCGGGAGCCGCTGAGGAAACTGATGTCTTTTACACAACTTCTGTCCTCCGGACGCTACGGAAGTTTCGATGAAAAAGGACAACAGTTTGTCCATTACATTCGCGACGCGGCAGAGCGAATGGAAGCCCTGATCAATAGCCTCCTGGAGTATAGCCGGGTCACAACCCAGAGCCGTGACTTCGAGAATGTCTCCTTTGCCGAGCTGGCTGACGAGGCCGAAAGGGACCTTCAACTTCGAATCGATGAAAGCGGTGCCAGCATCGAAAAGGACATTCAGGGTTCCGTGCAGGGAAATCGCTCCCAACTCAGGCAAGTGGTACAGAATCTGATTGGCAATGCCTTGAAATACCGGTCACCTGACACACCTCCCGTTATCCGGATTACCGGGGGCCAGGTTGCCGATGATCTCTATCGATTAACCGTTACGGATAACGGTATTGGTTTTGACCCACAGTACAAAGACCAGATATTCGAAGTTTTCAAACGTCTTCACGGACGTGACGAGTATGAGGGCACCGGTATGGGGCTGGCCATCTGCAAAAAAATCATTGAGCGGCATGGTGGTCAGATTACTGCCACGAGTATGCTTGGGGAAGGCTCAACGTTCCGGATTGATCTGCCCATCCATAACATGGGGATATTTTCCGCATGA